One genomic segment of Erysipelotrichaceae bacterium 66202529 includes these proteins:
- the fba gene encoding class II fructose-1,6-bisphosphate aldolase, translating to MALVSATEMLNKAHEGHYAVGAFNINNLEWTKMILLAAEEAKSPVMLGVSEGAAKYMCGFKTVVAMVKEVHDSLGITVPVALHLDHGSYEGAKACIEAGFTSVMFDGSHYAFEENLAKSKEMIELAHSKGLSIECEVGGIGGEEDGVASMGELADPQECKTIAELGVDFLAAGIGNIHGKYPADWAGLNFERLGEIQDVTNGKPLVLHGGSGIPADQIAKAISLGVSKINVNTELQLVFADATRKYVEAGKDLEGKGYDPRKLLKPGCDAIKDKVTSMMKEFGSYGKAE from the coding sequence ATGGCATTAGTATCCGCAACAGAAATGCTGAATAAAGCACATGAAGGTCATTACGCAGTTGGTGCTTTCAACATTAACAACCTTGAATGGACAAAGATGATTTTACTGGCAGCAGAAGAAGCAAAATCTCCAGTTATGCTGGGAGTATCTGAAGGTGCTGCAAAATACATGTGTGGATTCAAAACTGTAGTAGCTATGGTTAAAGAAGTTCACGACAGCCTGGGAATCACAGTTCCGGTTGCTCTGCACCTGGATCACGGTAGCTATGAAGGCGCAAAGGCTTGTATCGAAGCAGGCTTTACATCTGTAATGTTTGACGGTTCTCACTATGCATTCGAAGAAAACCTGGCAAAATCCAAAGAAATGATTGAGCTTGCTCATTCAAAAGGATTATCCATCGAATGTGAAGTTGGTGGAATCGGTGGTGAAGAAGATGGTGTTGCATCCATGGGTGAGCTTGCTGATCCTCAGGAATGTAAGACAATCGCTGAGCTGGGAGTAGACTTCCTGGCTGCCGGAATTGGTAACATCCACGGTAAATACCCTGCTGACTGGGCTGGCCTGAACTTTGAGCGTCTGGGAGAAATTCAGGACGTTACAAACGGAAAACCGCTGGTACTGCATGGTGGATCCGGAATCCCTGCTGATCAGATTGCTAAGGCTATCTCTTTAGGTGTTTCCAAAATCAACGTTAATACTGAGCTGCAGCTGGTATTCGCAGATGCTACACGTAAATATGTAGAAGCTGGAAAAGACCTGGAAGGTAAAGGATATGATCCTCGTAAGCTGCTGAAGCCTGGATGCGATGCAATCAAAGATAAGGTTACATCCATGATGAAGGAATTCGGTTCTTACGGTAAAGCTGAATAA
- the rpoE gene encoding DNA-directed RNA polymerase subunit delta — protein MKKSMVDVAYDLMSTKKKATVFLKLWEEVCQVMAFTKQQEEDNIAQFYSDLSLDDRFVNIGENKWDLRERHTYHEVVVDTEEILIDEETDDDYEEEEAAKAGDEEF, from the coding sequence ATGAAAAAGTCTATGGTCGATGTAGCATATGATTTAATGTCTACGAAAAAGAAAGCAACCGTATTCCTGAAGCTGTGGGAAGAGGTATGTCAGGTTATGGCATTCACGAAGCAGCAGGAGGAAGACAACATTGCACAGTTCTACAGTGATCTGTCACTGGATGACCGGTTTGTGAACATTGGGGAGAACAAATGGGATCTCAGAGAACGCCACACCTACCATGAGGTTGTCGTGGATACAGAAGAAATTCTTATCGATGAAGAAACCGATGATGATTATGAAGAAGAGGAAGCTGCAAAAGCAGGGGATGAAGAATTCTAA
- a CDS encoding penicillin-binding protein, which yields MKRIRKLVFGMLFVLLTLIICVYAYALFNRLPLDEQRKNITIYDVNGNVIYESNFKKNMKWTSIDDIPEFVQNAFVSVEDKRFYYHAGFDPVRIIKALGTNLLHGDIRQGGSTITQQYAKNLFLTNEQTLSRKVQEFFYAARLEMQYSKQDILEGYLNTVYFGHGVYGVNAAAEYFFDKKLSQLSIAETAMLIGIPNGPSIYSPFLHKDNAIKREHLILGILKNNEVITASQYDKAMKEELKLSTNVNISTYGIDEYYIDAVIQELSKLNIDLNREIHVHTYYDPKVQMQLSNAVTKHVDLTSELEVAGIITQPFTGNVMAMVGGKDYTISQYNRAIYSSRQVASTIKPLLYYCALQQGFTPATQFTSQKTTFRIADNEEYAPSNYGNVYANGNISMINAISLSDNIYAVKTQLFLGVDTLHNALLDFNIRQSSPNPSEALGTVNMSLLELSRIYNTFASEGLYVKPALISHITSGSDVVYKREVQPKRLLQRDETLILNQMLTSTFDIRNKSYTFPSMYGHEPDVKVAAKSGTSDWDSLVMGFNPEYTVGIWSGFDDNRALEKQYYTISKDIFKDTLNGLYKNRKGVWYQPSDAIVEKRVDPISGTEDSNGSLYWFKKD from the coding sequence ATGAAAAGAATCCGGAAGCTGGTGTTTGGAATGCTGTTTGTCCTGCTCACGTTGATTATATGCGTCTATGCCTATGCGCTGTTTAACAGACTGCCGCTGGATGAGCAGAGAAAGAACATTACGATTTACGATGTGAACGGCAATGTCATATATGAATCAAATTTTAAGAAAAATATGAAATGGACATCCATTGACGATATTCCCGAGTTTGTTCAAAATGCATTTGTCAGTGTTGAGGATAAGCGCTTTTATTATCATGCCGGCTTTGATCCGGTCAGAATTATCAAGGCGCTGGGAACCAATCTGCTTCACGGTGATATCCGTCAGGGAGGCTCCACCATTACACAGCAATATGCAAAGAATCTGTTTCTGACAAATGAGCAGACACTGTCCAGAAAGGTACAAGAGTTTTTTTATGCAGCCCGTCTGGAAATGCAATACAGCAAGCAGGACATTCTGGAGGGATATCTGAATACGGTCTATTTCGGCCATGGGGTATATGGTGTAAATGCAGCAGCGGAATATTTCTTCGATAAAAAACTCAGTCAGCTCAGTATAGCGGAAACTGCCATGCTGATTGGAATCCCAAACGGCCCGAGTATTTACTCACCATTTTTGCATAAGGACAATGCCATTAAACGAGAGCATCTGATTCTGGGCATTCTTAAGAACAATGAAGTTATTACAGCATCCCAATACGACAAAGCCATGAAAGAGGAGCTGAAGCTATCCACCAATGTGAATATCAGCACGTATGGAATTGATGAATATTACATCGATGCAGTAATACAGGAGCTCAGCAAGCTCAACATTGATTTGAACCGGGAAATTCATGTGCATACGTATTATGATCCAAAGGTGCAGATGCAATTAAGCAATGCTGTCACAAAGCATGTCGATCTTACAAGTGAGCTGGAGGTAGCCGGAATCATTACGCAGCCGTTTACCGGAAATGTCATGGCTATGGTCGGCGGAAAGGATTATACGATTTCTCAATACAACCGTGCCATCTATTCCTCACGCCAGGTCGCCAGCACGATCAAGCCGCTGCTGTATTATTGTGCATTGCAGCAGGGCTTCACACCAGCCACACAGTTCACCTCACAAAAGACCACCTTCCGTATTGCCGACAATGAAGAATATGCGCCATCCAATTACGGCAATGTCTATGCGAATGGAAACATCTCCATGATCAATGCGATTTCCCTCAGTGATAATATTTACGCGGTAAAGACACAGCTCTTTCTTGGCGTGGATACGCTGCATAACGCATTACTGGATTTCAACATCCGTCAGTCCTCTCCAAATCCAAGCGAGGCACTGGGAACCGTCAATATGTCCTTGCTGGAGCTGAGCCGCATATACAACACCTTTGCATCCGAGGGTCTGTATGTTAAGCCTGCCCTGATTTCTCATATCACCAGTGGAAGCGATGTCGTTTACAAACGGGAGGTACAGCCGAAACGGCTGCTGCAGCGTGACGAGACGCTGATCCTGAATCAGATGCTGACCTCCACGTTTGATATTCGCAATAAATCCTACACCTTCCCAAGCATGTATGGACATGAGCCGGATGTAAAGGTCGCTGCTAAATCCGGAACCAGTGACTGGGATTCCCTGGTTATGGGCTTCAACCCGGAATATACCGTAGGCATCTGGAGCGGCTTTGATGATAACCGTGCATTGGAAAAGCAGTATTACACCATCAGCAAGGATATCTTCAAGGACACCCTGAATGGACTGTATAAAAACCGCAAGGGTGTCTGGTATCAGCCAAGCGATGCTATCGTGGAAAAACGTGTTGACCCCATCAGTGGTACAGAGGATTCCAATGGCTCGCTCTACTGGTTCAAAAAGGATTAA
- a CDS encoding arginine--tRNA ligase — protein MNQIENNLKQALKNAVQKAFDTELDTASIVIEIPKDKSHGDYSTNVAMQLTRMLKNNPRKIAEAVVEALDKDAADIERCEIAGPGFINFTIKNTSLAQIITRVLHEQDSYGHNNDGEGLKVNVEYVSANPTGDLHLGHARGAAWGDSITRLMKASGYDVCREYYVNDAGNQIVNLGKSLQARYREHLGLDFDLPEDGYHGEDVKNIAIAIADEYKDAYVEYNDANLKFFKEKGIAFELDKIRRDLDNFRVHFDVWSSEQSIRDAGKVEKALDVLHEKGLTYEEDGALWFATTKFGDDKDRVLRKKDGSYTYLVPDIAYHKDKLDRGFDMLVDLLGADHHGYIPRLKASIEALGNNPDKLQVDIIQMVRLVENGEEVKMSKRLGNAVTIRELCEEVGVDAVRYFFVQRAVDTHLDFDLGLARKQSNDNPVYYAQYAHARICSILRQASEIAEAQSFELLTHEKEIALMKYINEFTNVVSDAARSRAPHKVCNYIQKLAQHFHSFYNVCKVNDPQQPELSSQRLALLKATKITLKNALYLIGVDAIEKM, from the coding sequence ATGAATCAGATTGAAAACAACTTGAAACAGGCATTGAAGAACGCCGTGCAAAAAGCATTTGATACAGAACTGGATACGGCATCCATCGTTATTGAAATACCGAAGGATAAAAGCCATGGAGATTACTCAACCAATGTGGCAATGCAATTAACCAGAATGCTGAAAAACAATCCGCGTAAAATTGCAGAAGCTGTTGTCGAGGCGCTGGATAAGGATGCTGCAGATATTGAGCGCTGTGAAATAGCAGGGCCGGGCTTTATTAACTTTACGATTAAAAACACATCCCTTGCACAAATCATTACAAGAGTTCTGCATGAGCAGGACAGCTATGGACACAACAATGATGGAGAAGGTCTGAAGGTAAATGTGGAATATGTTTCTGCTAATCCGACAGGAGATCTGCATTTGGGACATGCCAGAGGTGCAGCATGGGGCGACAGCATAACCCGTCTGATGAAGGCAAGCGGCTATGATGTATGTCGTGAATATTATGTAAATGATGCAGGGAATCAGATTGTCAACCTTGGAAAAAGTCTGCAGGCCAGATATCGCGAGCATCTTGGACTGGATTTTGACTTGCCGGAAGATGGTTATCATGGTGAGGATGTAAAAAATATCGCAATCGCGATAGCAGATGAGTATAAGGATGCATATGTGGAATACAATGATGCAAATCTGAAATTCTTTAAAGAAAAAGGAATTGCATTTGAGCTTGATAAAATCCGTCGTGATTTGGATAACTTCCGTGTACACTTTGATGTATGGAGCAGTGAACAAAGCATTCGTGATGCTGGTAAGGTGGAGAAGGCACTGGATGTACTGCATGAAAAAGGGCTTACCTATGAGGAAGATGGTGCTCTTTGGTTTGCGACTACAAAATTCGGGGATGATAAGGATCGTGTTCTTAGAAAAAAAGACGGCTCCTATACATATCTGGTACCGGATATAGCATATCATAAGGATAAGCTGGATCGTGGCTTTGATATGCTCGTGGATTTGCTTGGTGCAGATCATCATGGATACATTCCCCGGCTGAAGGCAAGTATTGAGGCACTGGGAAATAATCCGGATAAGCTGCAGGTCGATATTATACAGATGGTACGTCTTGTTGAAAACGGCGAAGAGGTCAAAATGAGTAAACGGCTTGGCAATGCAGTCACCATTCGGGAGCTCTGTGAGGAAGTGGGCGTTGACGCTGTACGCTACTTCTTTGTGCAGCGTGCTGTGGACACGCACCTGGACTTTGACCTTGGTCTGGCGAGAAAACAAAGCAATGACAACCCTGTATATTATGCACAGTATGCACATGCCCGTATCTGTTCCATTCTGCGGCAGGCTTCCGAAATTGCGGAAGCGCAGTCTTTTGAGCTGCTGACACATGAAAAGGAAATCGCATTGATGAAGTATATCAATGAATTTACGAATGTTGTCAGTGATGCTGCACGCTCCCGTGCACCGCATAAGGTCTGCAACTATATTCAGAAGCTGGCTCAGCATTTCCACAGCTTCTATAATGTATGTAAGGTAAATGATCCTCAGCAGCCGGAGCTTTCTTCCCAGCGTCTGGCACTGTTGAAGGCCACAAAAATCACATTGAAAAATGCTTTATATCTGATCGGCGTTGACGCCATTGAAAAAATGTAG
- a CDS encoding DUF1934 family protein has translation MLMISGDSMKKHIVVKQKHLYTGERNLMFEGKAFFSNTDGCIRLSYTEGHSDTQVSVEAGEDELRIIRDGEIITRLSFRHQLETTGSLLSEFGTIDIGVFTHKYIKKENIIAIEYDILSGGEVTDGYRILWIIKEEQA, from the coding sequence ATGCTCATGATAAGTGGTGACAGCATGAAAAAGCATATCGTAGTAAAACAGAAACATCTTTACACTGGAGAGCGAAACCTCATGTTTGAAGGAAAGGCTTTTTTTTCTAATACGGACGGTTGTATCCGGCTTTCTTACACGGAAGGACACAGCGATACACAGGTCAGTGTTGAGGCCGGCGAAGACGAGCTTCGCATCATAAGGGATGGTGAAATCATAACCCGACTGTCGTTTCGGCATCAGTTAGAGACAACAGGATCTCTTCTGTCAGAATTTGGAACGATCGATATTGGAGTTTTTACGCATAAATATATAAAAAAAGAAAATATTATAGCCATTGAATATGATATTCTAAGCGGCGGTGAAGTCACTGACGGATATCGTATCCTTTGGATCATAAAGGAGGAACAGGCATGA